The window CTGGCCCAGCAATTCCAGATTCACCGCCGAGCGTAGACTGCGCCCGATCAACCGGGTGATCTCTTGGGTGCGCCCTTTGGGGTGCAGAGTCTCGCGTGGGGTGCGTTCGCTTGTACTACCGGGAAGCATGGCATATTCGGCAGTGACCCACCCCTGACGTGAGGTGGATTTGTGCAGCCACCGGGGTACCATCTCGTCAATGGATGCCGTACACAATACTTTCGTGTTGCCCATACTGATCAAAACAGAACCGGCAGGATGGATTAGATAGTCAAGCTCAAAAGTGCATGGACGCAGTTGATCCATAGAGCGTTTGATTCGCGTGCTCAATCGGGGCTCCCTTTCTGGGCTGACCGAACAGGGCAATAGTTGGATAGGGGGATGTCTTCTAAACTGTTTAGGACATCTATCTCAATCATAATCCGGGGAGGGCCTTAGGCGCAAACGCCGCAGATAGTCAACGAAACCGTAGAGGGTGCAAATACAAAAAAGGAACCGGTCGACTAGGACCGGTTCCTTTTAGTGGAGCTAAAGGGATTCGAACCCTTGACCTCTACAATGCCATTGTAGCGCTCTCCCAGCTGAGCTATAGCCCCAAACGATTCAATTTTTGCCAAAAAAACATGGCAGACATCCCAACAAGTATAGTTATATCTTGAATTTTGTCAAATTAGCGGCACTTTTTTGTGTTGCTCTTTCCAGTCTTGCAGTGGAGCTGAAGGGATTCGAACCCTTGACCTCTACAGTGCGATTGTAGCGCTCTCCCAGCTGAGCTACAGCCCCATGGTTTTTATATTAACATAAATCCCATGCTTAAATAATAAATAAACATATCATTTTCCAAGCATCTTTTTTATCTCTTCTGTGTACTCATTGCCTTCATTATGTATGTAGAGAGGAGGGAGAACTTTAAGCCATTTGCCTGAGCCTTTGACAGCCTCAATCAGCACCATCTTTGCTTCCTCACCCTGACGGGAATGGACGAACTTCATTCTCTTAGGCTCAATGTTGGATCTTTGCATCTGGCTTATGAGCTCGATCAGCCTGAATGGATGATAGATCATATACAGCCTTCCTCTGTCCTTAAGAAGGTATG of the Thermodesulfovibrionia bacterium genome contains:
- the rph gene encoding ribonuclease PH (RNase PH; tRNA nucleotidyltransferase; forms hexamers in Bacillus subtilis; phosphoroltic 3'-5' exoribonuclease; involved in maturation of tRNA precursors and removes terminal nucleotides near CCA acceptor arms of mature tRNAs); this translates as MSTRIKRSMDQLRPCTFELDYLIHPAGSVLISMGNTKVLCTASIDEMVPRWLHKSTSRQGWVTAEYAMLPGSTSERTPRETLHPKGRTQEITRLIGRSLRSAVNLELLGQ